The following are from one region of the Stigmatella ashevillena genome:
- a CDS encoding vegetative protein: protein MAEEAKKTNPHKSWPRTAKGGGKKACTVDGCKRPYRAKGYCFFHFKKWRQAELPHSRYRTCSKPECRVKTSKGGLCEKHYAETYKKEAAA from the coding sequence ATGGCCGAGGAAGCCAAGAAGACCAACCCGCACAAGAGCTGGCCGCGAACGGCCAAGGGCGGGGGCAAGAAGGCGTGCACCGTTGACGGCTGTAAGCGCCCCTACCGCGCCAAGGGCTACTGCTTCTTCCACTTCAAGAAGTGGCGTCAGGCGGAGCTGCCCCACTCCCGCTACAGGACGTGCTCCAAGCCGGAGTGCCGCGTGAAGACCTCCAAGGGCGGCCTGTGCGAGAAGCACTACGCCGAGACCTACAAGAAGGAGGCGGCGGCCTAA
- the dut gene encoding dUTP diphosphatase: MPSLSLQVRRVRPGHPAPLPLPRYETALAAGLDLRADIDEARTLQPLERLAVPTGLAIALPPGYEGQVRPRSGLALKHGITLLNSPGTIDADYRGEVHAILVNLSQEPFTVNRGDRVAQLVVVPVSTVEIQEVAVLEVTRRGEGGFGSTGR, encoded by the coding sequence ATGCCCTCCTTGAGCCTGCAGGTGCGCCGTGTGCGCCCTGGCCATCCAGCGCCGTTGCCCCTGCCACGCTACGAGACGGCGCTCGCAGCGGGGTTGGATCTCCGGGCGGACATCGACGAAGCGCGGACATTGCAGCCACTCGAGCGCCTCGCCGTGCCCACCGGGCTCGCCATCGCGCTGCCCCCTGGCTACGAGGGGCAGGTGCGCCCGCGCTCGGGCTTGGCGCTGAAGCACGGCATCACCCTGCTCAACTCCCCGGGGACCATCGACGCGGACTACCGGGGCGAGGTGCATGCCATCTTGGTGAACCTCTCGCAGGAGCCCTTCACCGTGAACCGGGGGGACCGGGTTGCCCAACTCGTGGTGGTGCCCGTGTCGACCGTGGAGATTCAAGAAGTCGCGGTCCTGGAGGTAACTCGCCGGGGCGAAGGGGGCTTTGGCTCCACCGGACGATGA
- a CDS encoding phosphoribosylaminoimidazolesuccinocarboxamide synthase: MNTSALHAQLPHTLRKTHLPALGSHYQGKVRDTYRKEDRLTLVTTDRLSAFDHVLTTIPFKGEVLNRLATFWFERTRHILPNHVLDVPDANVTVARACQPFAIEMVVRGYLTGSLWRDYQKGTHTAYGLPFPSGLRKDERFPLPLITPSTKAEYGQHDEPISEAEILARGLASPRDWSRLSEAALGLFAEGQRQARERGLILVDTKYEFGKVGNELYVIDEMHTPDSSRYWVAEEYEARFAKGEDQQMLDKENIRQWLIRERGFSGQGTPPPIPDEVRVDLAVKYLSAYERITGNSLRLEPGDVHARIEQNLRAAHYL, from the coding sequence GTGAACACGTCCGCTCTCCACGCGCAGCTTCCCCACACCCTCCGGAAGACCCACCTGCCCGCGCTGGGCTCGCACTACCAGGGCAAGGTCCGCGATACCTACCGGAAGGAAGACCGGCTCACCCTGGTCACCACCGACCGGCTGTCCGCGTTTGATCACGTGCTGACCACCATCCCCTTCAAAGGGGAGGTGCTCAACCGGTTGGCGACGTTCTGGTTCGAGCGGACCCGGCACATCCTCCCCAACCACGTGCTGGATGTGCCGGACGCCAACGTCACCGTGGCGCGCGCCTGCCAGCCCTTCGCCATCGAGATGGTGGTGCGCGGCTACCTCACCGGCAGCTTGTGGCGCGACTACCAGAAAGGAACGCATACGGCCTACGGCCTGCCCTTCCCCTCCGGGCTTCGCAAGGACGAGCGCTTTCCCCTGCCCCTCATCACCCCTTCCACCAAGGCAGAGTATGGGCAGCACGACGAGCCCATCTCCGAGGCGGAGATTCTCGCCCGGGGGCTGGCCAGTCCGCGCGACTGGTCCCGGCTCTCGGAGGCGGCCCTGGGGCTGTTCGCCGAGGGCCAGCGTCAGGCCCGCGAGCGGGGGCTGATCCTCGTGGACACCAAGTACGAGTTTGGAAAGGTGGGCAACGAGCTCTACGTCATCGACGAGATGCACACCCCGGACTCCAGCCGGTACTGGGTGGCGGAGGAGTACGAGGCCCGCTTCGCGAAAGGCGAGGACCAGCAGATGCTCGACAAGGAGAACATCCGCCAGTGGCTCATCCGCGAGCGGGGGTTCTCGGGCCAGGGCACGCCCCCGCCCATCCCCGACGAGGTGCGCGTGGATCTGGCCGTGAAGTACCTCTCGGCCTACGAGCGCATCACCGGAAACTCCCTGCGGCTGGAGCCCGGCGATGTCCACGCGCGCATCGAGCAGAACCTGCGCGCCGCCCACTACCTGTAG
- the purB gene encoding adenylosuccinate lyase, with protein sequence MIPRYSRQEMSALWSDVARLRRWRDVELTALEGMVEAGLAPREALEDCRARAGDFTAEDAARIEEIERTTKHDVIAFLTFMEERVGPSARWLHLGMTSSDVLDTSLGLTLRDALDLILKGLGRVMAAVEKRAFEHRLTVMMGRSHGIHAEPITFGHKLAIWYDELSRGRARLERARETIAVGKISGAVGTFAHLPPAVEETVCRKLGLHPAPASSQIVQRDRHAEYFGALALLGASVEKFAVEIRHLQRTEVREVEEAFTPGQKGSSAMPHKRNPILSENLSGLARLLRGYAVSALEDVALWHERDISHSSVERVIGPDATIVMDFMLHRFAGLMENLRVYPEQMQKNLELLGGVVNSQRILLELARKGMDRQAAYVIVQRNAMKMYEEGADFRTALLADADLLKVMTPEEIRDCFSTGYHTRHVDDIFRRVFGRTG encoded by the coding sequence GTGATTCCTCGATACAGCCGACAGGAGATGTCCGCCCTTTGGTCCGATGTGGCCCGCTTGCGCCGCTGGCGCGATGTGGAGCTCACCGCGTTGGAGGGCATGGTGGAGGCGGGGCTTGCCCCGCGCGAGGCGCTGGAGGACTGCCGGGCCCGGGCGGGGGACTTCACGGCCGAGGACGCGGCGCGCATCGAGGAGATCGAACGCACCACCAAGCACGACGTCATCGCATTCCTGACCTTCATGGAGGAGCGGGTGGGGCCGAGTGCCCGCTGGCTGCACCTGGGGATGACGTCCTCGGACGTGCTGGACACCTCGCTGGGGCTCACGCTGCGCGACGCGTTGGATCTCATCCTGAAGGGGCTGGGGCGCGTGATGGCCGCGGTCGAGAAGCGTGCGTTCGAGCACCGGCTCACGGTGATGATGGGCCGCAGCCACGGCATCCACGCCGAGCCCATCACCTTCGGCCACAAGCTGGCCATCTGGTACGACGAGCTGAGCCGAGGCCGCGCCCGGTTGGAGCGGGCGCGGGAGACCATCGCCGTCGGGAAGATTTCCGGCGCGGTGGGCACGTTCGCGCACCTGCCCCCCGCGGTGGAGGAGACCGTGTGCCGCAAGCTGGGCCTCCACCCAGCGCCCGCCTCCAGCCAGATTGTGCAGAGAGACCGTCACGCAGAGTACTTCGGGGCACTGGCCCTGCTGGGCGCCAGCGTCGAGAAGTTCGCGGTGGAGATCCGCCACCTCCAGCGCACGGAGGTGCGCGAGGTGGAGGAGGCCTTCACCCCGGGCCAGAAGGGCTCCAGCGCCATGCCGCACAAGCGCAACCCCATCCTGTCGGAGAACCTGTCGGGGCTGGCGAGGCTGCTGAGGGGCTACGCGGTGAGTGCCCTGGAGGACGTGGCGCTGTGGCACGAGCGGGACATCTCCCACTCGTCCGTGGAGCGCGTGATTGGGCCGGACGCCACCATCGTGATGGACTTCATGCTCCACCGCTTCGCGGGGCTGATGGAGAACCTGCGCGTCTACCCTGAGCAGATGCAGAAGAACCTGGAGTTGCTCGGCGGCGTGGTGAACTCGCAGCGCATCCTGCTGGAGCTGGCGCGCAAGGGGATGGACCGGCAGGCGGCCTACGTCATCGTCCAGCGCAACGCGATGAAGATGTACGAGGAGGGAGCGGACTTCCGCACGGCGCTCCTCGCGGACGCAGACCTGCTGAAGGTGATGACGCCCGAGGAGATCCGCGACTGCTTCTCCACGGGCTACCACACGCGGCACGTGGACGACATCTTCCGCCGGGTGTTCGGCCGCACGGGGTAG
- a CDS encoding SUMF1/EgtB/PvdO family nonheme iron enzyme translates to MLCYRCGSHVPDTSETCPTCGQKYDAARQAPGASARRRSGSENAPYKPGDVIAGRFAIQEWVGGGPLGHVFRVLDQAHDVEVALKVISPRLLQEPEERTQFSLVLRVGKKLTHPNMLRVYEEGADRDRPFFTAQLVEGMTLRRMMEGRAAKGQLFSLREVEPLLAQLAAAIDASHRYGPHSNLKPENIIVLPDMLKVTDYGLALGIPRPPFVQAQKGHRVEGYIAPEYVSGGEIDARMDIYSLAAIVGEMLTGLTPDGNGVPELLAKNPELPPSFESIYRRALNANPLARPKTAGEFSAEVSAIAARSPGAASRPSRSLASVRQAEKPPPPVPTDQLPLAQVAPPGPSRGAQHPEPPSEATQPMDAAMLAVIMAAPPAAPVSRRGDAPEPPVRPQGASAPAESRPAPEPRSSKPPPASRPSAAPAAPVASPPVAPSIPPEPRSAKRRPARGKQDTGERRRLLLWLALLTVAGLVTGSAVGYLLLKRLRQGTGATGAPSLPVPGAPQGQSPVPPQGLPTAAMAPAGSCPPGMKLVSGGAFKMGSAPDDPERASDERPLESRQVPSFCVDEFEFPNQAGVFPTVNVSWLEAKDACQNMGKRLCTEEEWEKACKGAGNARFPYGNEFDANRCSTDDAVGNDRVLAEAGRFAQCRSSHGVADLSGNVAEWTSTPYAGGADMTQKGGAFNRSAFAVRCSARLNGLPSARAGTVGFRCCAGLQP, encoded by the coding sequence GTGCTCTGCTACCGCTGCGGCAGCCACGTCCCTGACACGAGCGAGACCTGCCCGACCTGCGGTCAGAAGTACGACGCGGCCCGGCAGGCGCCGGGGGCGTCCGCGCGCCGCCGCAGCGGGTCCGAGAATGCGCCCTACAAGCCGGGCGACGTCATCGCGGGGCGTTTCGCCATCCAAGAGTGGGTGGGCGGGGGGCCGCTGGGCCACGTCTTCCGGGTCCTGGATCAGGCACATGACGTCGAGGTGGCCCTCAAGGTCATCAGTCCCCGGTTGTTGCAGGAGCCCGAGGAGCGGACCCAATTCTCGCTGGTGTTGAGGGTGGGAAAGAAACTCACCCACCCCAACATGCTGCGGGTCTACGAGGAGGGCGCCGACCGGGATCGGCCTTTCTTCACCGCGCAGTTGGTGGAGGGCATGACGCTGCGCCGGATGATGGAGGGGCGCGCGGCCAAGGGGCAGCTCTTCTCCTTGAGGGAAGTGGAGCCGCTGCTGGCGCAGCTTGCCGCCGCGATCGATGCCTCGCACCGGTACGGCCCTCACTCGAACCTCAAGCCAGAGAACATCATCGTCCTGCCGGACATGCTCAAGGTGACGGACTACGGGCTCGCCCTGGGGATTCCTCGCCCGCCGTTCGTTCAGGCCCAGAAAGGGCATCGGGTGGAGGGATACATCGCCCCCGAGTATGTCTCCGGCGGGGAGATCGACGCGCGGATGGACATCTACTCGCTCGCGGCCATCGTGGGCGAGATGCTCACCGGGCTCACCCCCGATGGGAATGGAGTGCCGGAGCTCCTGGCGAAGAATCCGGAGCTTCCGCCCTCCTTCGAGTCCATCTACCGGCGGGCACTCAACGCCAACCCGCTGGCCCGGCCGAAGACGGCGGGGGAGTTCTCCGCCGAGGTTTCCGCCATCGCGGCGCGCAGTCCGGGAGCCGCCAGCCGGCCCTCGCGAAGCCTGGCCTCGGTGCGACAGGCCGAGAAGCCGCCGCCTCCGGTGCCCACGGATCAACTTCCGCTCGCTCAGGTGGCGCCCCCAGGGCCTTCCCGGGGGGCTCAGCACCCGGAGCCTCCTTCCGAGGCTACCCAGCCCATGGATGCGGCGATGCTGGCCGTGATCATGGCCGCGCCCCCGGCGGCGCCTGTCTCCCGTCGAGGAGATGCCCCTGAACCGCCCGTTCGCCCCCAGGGGGCAAGTGCTCCGGCGGAGTCTCGGCCCGCGCCAGAGCCGCGTTCCAGCAAGCCTCCCCCAGCCTCCCGGCCTTCCGCGGCCCCCGCGGCTCCTGTTGCCAGTCCTCCCGTGGCGCCTTCGATTCCTCCCGAGCCGAGGAGTGCCAAGAGAAGGCCCGCGCGGGGCAAGCAGGACACGGGCGAGCGCCGCCGTCTGCTGCTGTGGCTGGCGCTGTTGACGGTCGCGGGCTTGGTGACGGGCTCCGCTGTCGGCTACCTGCTGCTGAAGCGGCTTCGCCAGGGGACTGGGGCCACGGGGGCGCCGTCGCTTCCCGTGCCAGGGGCGCCTCAGGGGCAGTCTCCGGTGCCTCCGCAGGGCCTGCCGACCGCGGCAATGGCCCCCGCGGGGAGCTGTCCCCCGGGGATGAAGCTGGTGAGCGGCGGGGCGTTCAAGATGGGCTCCGCCCCGGATGATCCGGAGCGTGCGTCCGACGAGCGTCCGCTCGAGAGCCGTCAGGTGCCTTCCTTCTGTGTGGACGAGTTCGAGTTCCCCAACCAGGCTGGGGTGTTTCCCACCGTCAACGTGAGCTGGCTGGAGGCGAAGGATGCCTGCCAGAACATGGGCAAGCGGCTCTGCACGGAAGAGGAGTGGGAGAAGGCGTGCAAGGGGGCGGGCAACGCCCGTTTCCCCTATGGCAACGAGTTCGATGCGAACCGATGCAGCACCGACGACGCCGTGGGCAATGACCGGGTGCTGGCCGAGGCCGGCCGGTTCGCTCAATGCCGCTCCTCCCACGGGGTCGCGGATCTCTCGGGCAACGTGGCGGAGTGGACGTCCACCCCCTACGCCGGAGGCGCGGACATGACCCAGAAGGGCGGTGCCTTCAACCGCTCGGCGTTCGCGGTGCGCTGCTCGGCGCGGCTCAATGGCCTTCCCTCGGCACGCGCGGGCACGGTGGGGTTCCGCTGCTGCGCGGGGCTCCAGCCGTGA
- a CDS encoding S1C family serine protease, with the protein MVRTQAKCVLLAISCALGVAAPAQAAQRRGGERLWLEAKGQEVRTQRSSLSHVARAAMPSVVSITTRQVSPESSGEEEAQKGIGSGFIIHPDGYILTSDHVVEGASDISVTVLSPQGYPEEFPAEVVGEDARTDCALLRIHAGRPLPALKLSSASRVEVADWIVVIGNPFGLAHSVTVGVVSYKGRTEVTPNGRDGDFDYMQMDASINPGNSGGPVLDLKGHVVAIANAVNVAGQGIGFAVPIDIAKAVLPHLRAHGKVRRGWMGITVEDFSPDMATEFGLEGSRQGVVVSGVQEEGPAGRAGLRAGDVIVALNAQPIARAHKLRWQVSARGAGRSVVLQVRRGRHPLKLRVTLEDLPTEEAPVAPVAARPSPPSKPVRSP; encoded by the coding sequence ATGGTGAGGACGCAGGCGAAGTGCGTGCTGCTGGCGATTTCGTGCGCGCTGGGGGTGGCAGCGCCCGCGCAGGCAGCGCAGCGCCGGGGTGGGGAGCGGCTCTGGCTCGAAGCGAAGGGTCAGGAAGTGCGCACACAGCGCTCCTCGCTCAGCCATGTGGCCCGGGCCGCCATGCCCTCCGTGGTGTCCATCACCACCCGGCAGGTGAGCCCCGAGTCCTCCGGTGAGGAGGAGGCGCAGAAGGGCATCGGCTCGGGCTTCATCATCCACCCGGACGGCTACATCCTCACGAGCGACCACGTGGTGGAGGGGGCTTCGGACATCAGCGTCACGGTGCTCTCGCCCCAGGGGTATCCCGAGGAGTTTCCCGCCGAGGTGGTGGGCGAGGATGCCCGCACGGACTGTGCCCTGCTGCGCATCCACGCGGGCCGGCCGCTGCCTGCCCTGAAGCTCTCCTCGGCATCGCGCGTGGAGGTAGCCGACTGGATCGTCGTCATCGGCAACCCGTTCGGGCTGGCGCACTCCGTCACCGTGGGCGTCGTCAGCTACAAGGGCCGCACCGAGGTGACGCCCAACGGGCGAGACGGGGACTTCGACTACATGCAGATGGACGCGTCCATCAACCCGGGCAACTCCGGGGGCCCGGTGCTGGACCTGAAGGGCCACGTGGTGGCCATCGCCAACGCGGTCAACGTGGCCGGACAGGGCATCGGCTTCGCGGTCCCCATCGACATCGCCAAGGCCGTGTTGCCGCACCTCCGGGCCCACGGCAAGGTGCGCCGGGGCTGGATGGGCATCACCGTGGAGGACTTCTCTCCAGACATGGCCACGGAGTTCGGGCTGGAGGGCTCGCGCCAGGGAGTGGTCGTCTCGGGTGTGCAGGAAGAAGGGCCTGCGGGCCGGGCAGGGCTTCGCGCCGGTGATGTCATCGTGGCCCTGAATGCCCAACCCATCGCCCGGGCCCACAAGCTGCGCTGGCAAGTGTCCGCGCGCGGGGCCGGCCGGAGCGTGGTGCTGCAGGTTCGGCGGGGCCGGCACCCCCTGAAGCTCCGAGTCACCCTGGAGGATCTGCCCACCGAGGAGGCTCCGGTGGCCCCCGTGGCGGCCAGGCCTTCGCCCCCCAGCAAGCCTGTCCGCTCGCCGTGA
- a CDS encoding RNA methyltransferase has translation MGLGEQLTVVLHQTRSPDNLGAVARVMANFGFFRLVLSDPATYAFRGAERLAVKGERVLERMAVARELPEALSECVYAVGTTSRTQLKGRIPLTPEQAVRRLAEESARGRVALVLGGEQRGLSDADLAVCADVLVIPTGEVQPSMNLAQAAAVLLYLCGREEAPPALPPESEPGARMGTLSALGARMNEVLLASEFLNPQAPEHVLREMERTLLRARLSQREAELWLSAFKHLGRGVKRGASAP, from the coding sequence ATGGGGCTGGGTGAGCAGTTGACCGTTGTCCTTCATCAGACGCGTTCTCCAGACAACCTGGGGGCCGTGGCCCGGGTGATGGCGAACTTTGGATTCTTCCGCCTCGTCTTGTCAGACCCCGCCACCTATGCCTTCCGCGGCGCCGAGCGGCTCGCCGTCAAAGGAGAGCGGGTGCTGGAGCGCATGGCGGTGGCGCGGGAGCTTCCCGAGGCGCTGTCGGAGTGCGTGTACGCGGTTGGCACCACCTCTCGTACCCAGCTCAAGGGGCGCATTCCGCTCACGCCGGAACAGGCGGTGCGGCGGTTGGCGGAAGAGAGCGCGCGGGGCAGGGTGGCGCTGGTGCTCGGAGGGGAGCAGCGCGGCCTGTCCGACGCTGACCTGGCGGTGTGCGCGGATGTCCTCGTCATTCCGACGGGTGAGGTGCAGCCCTCCATGAACCTGGCCCAGGCGGCCGCTGTGCTGTTGTACCTGTGTGGCCGGGAGGAGGCTCCGCCCGCGCTGCCGCCGGAGTCCGAGCCGGGGGCACGCATGGGCACGCTGAGCGCGCTCGGGGCGCGGATGAACGAGGTGCTCTTGGCCTCGGAGTTTCTCAACCCGCAGGCGCCAGAGCATGTGTTGCGAGAGATGGAGCGGACGCTGCTGCGTGCGAGGCTTTCCCAGCGCGAGGCGGAGCTGTGGCTCTCGGCCTTCAAGCACCTGGGGCGTGGGGTGAAGCGGGGCGCCTCCGCTCCTTGA